Genomic DNA from Fimbriimonas ginsengisoli Gsoil 348:
GACAGTGAAACGGTCCCCGCCGTCGACCGCGAGCGGACTCATCATACACGCGCTTTAGATGGGTCGCTTGACGATGGTTGCTGAATCTCGCGCTAAGCCTGGGGAGGCTCTTTCTTGTCGTTTTCAGTCACGATTCCTTGCTCTTCTAAGAAGGCGAAGAGGGCTTGCAAGTACTCGTCGGCGAGTTCCCAACGGGCTTCGCTGTGACCCATGCGAGGGAACCATACGATTTGCTTCGGGCCGATGCAGGCGTCGAAATTCCGCTGCGCCTCCGCTGGCAGGGCAAGGGTGTCTGACTTTCCATGGAGGATCAGGGTTGGGACAGGACCCGCGCTCGCGAGCGAAACGGAGACGTCGACGTTGAATGGGTTAAAGCCGGCAAATGGAATGGCCAGAATCGCCGTCGGGGAAAGGATCGCGGCCAATCCGTTTCCGCCGACGAACCGCCACCATCCGATCACCGCGCTCGACAGTCGGGAGTAGGCGCTGTCCAGCACGAGCACGTCGGCCAACCCAGGGTGGCTTCCGCACGCGATGGCTGACGCGGCCGCGCCCATGGAGCTGCCGAGGAGGACGATTCGCGCTCCCGGTGTCCGGCGTCGGGCATACTCGACCGCTGCCACCACATCGTCCGCTTCCCGGAGACCCAGG
This window encodes:
- a CDS encoding alpha/beta hydrolase; the encoded protein is MIAVAVILGLYLLAMLAIAWFSLHPFRIPIFISPGAMGAPQEKVEFESDGLTLRGWWVEAEGATSVAILAHGYMMNRSELTPVAYQLWRRGVSCLLLDLRAHGASGGKKSYLGLREADDVVAAVEYARRRTPGARIVLLGSSMGAAASAIACGSHPGLADVLVLDSAYSRLSSAVIGWWRFVGGNGLAAILSPTAILAIPFAGFNPFNVDVSVSLASAGPVPTLILHGKSDTLALPAEAQRNFDACIGPKQIVWFPRMGHSEARWELADEYLQALFAFLEEQGIVTENDKKEPPQA